In Sphingomonas profundi, the sequence GAGGCGGTGCTGCTGTCGGCCTGGGAAGCGCGGCGCTGGAATATCCCGGCACTCGCGGTGCCGGGATTGCCCGGCGAAGGAGCGGCTCCGGCGCGGCCGACGCTCAGTCAACGCCGTGGTCTCGCCGTTGCGGCGCTTTTGCGCCAGCAGGGCGTAGCTGCCGCGCCAGCACCGGCGGCGGGCCAAGTCTTCGCCCTGACCGCCGCACCGGGTGTGTCGCGATGATCCACGGCGTCATCATCACCCCGTTCGATGCGGCCGCGATCCTGATCGTGCTGGCAGCGACGCTCGGCTACTTGAACCGGCGCTTCCTGCACCTGCCGCAGACCATCGGACTAACGGTGATGGGGGCGATCGCGTCGCTAATCGTCGTCGGCATCGACCGGCTGTCACCAGGCAGCCGTCTCAGCCACGAGATCGTCGCGTTCATTGCCGGCATCGACTTTCATGCGACGCTGATGGACGGGATGCTGTCGTTCCTGCTGTTCGCTGGCGCGCTCCACATCGACTGGAGCGAGATGCATCGCGGTCGATGGGCGATCTTGATCCTCAGCACGGTCGGCGTTCTCGCCTCGACGGCGATCGTCGGCTTTGGCTTCCAGTTCATCGCGGGCCTCATGGGGCTTTCCATTCCGCTGATCTGGTGCCTCGTCTTCGGAGCGCTGATCAGTCCGACCGATCCGGTGGCCGTGATGGCGATCATGCGGCAGGCGGCGGTGCCGCCGACCTTACAGGCCACGGTCGCAGGGGAAAGCCTGTTTAACGACGGGGTCGGCGTAGTCGTGTTCGCGATCATCCTCGCCGCCGCGACGGGAGCCGAGCCGCTCTCGCTCGGCCATGCCACGCACCTATTTCTGATGGAGGCGGGCGGCGGCATCGCGCTCGGGCTCGTCATAGGCTGGCTCGCCTACCGGGGAATGCACTCGATCGACGACTATCAGGTCGAGGTGATGATCAGCCTCGCGGTGGTGATGGGCGGCTATGCGGTCGCCCGCTGGCTGCACGTCAGCGGCCCGGTGGCGATGGCGGTGGCGGGGCTCATCATCGGCAATCACGGCGTCGCCCATGCGATGAGCGACGTGACGCGAGATTACCTGCTCAAGTTCTGGGCGCTTATTGACGACATTCTCAACGCGGTGCTGTTCCTGCTGATCGGGCTGGAGGTAGTAACGATCCCGTCCGACATGCGCCTGATCCTGTTAGGGGCGGCCGCGATCCCGCTGGTCCTCCTCGCGCGCGGTGTGTCGGTCCTTTTGCCTTTGGCGGCGCTCCGGCCGTTCCTGTCGCTCGGGAACTTGGCGCCGGTCACCCTGATCTGGGGAGGCTTACGCGGCGGCATCTCGGTTGCGCTGGCACTCGGCCTACCAGATGGACCTGCGCGCGCGTTTGCGCTGGCCGCTACCTATCTCGTCGTCCTCTTCTCGGTCATCTTCCAGGGTGGGACGATCGAGCGGGTGCTCAGATCGCGCAAGAAAAGCGGGTGATACTCCCAACCGCGTCTGGCACGCTGCAGTGACTCCGGCGGCACTCAGCGCGCTGATCCTCGTGAGCGCGCTCGTCCTGTTCGTCAGCGAGAAGGTTCGTCACGATCTGGTCGCAGTGCTGGCGTTGTTCGCCTGCTTGTTGACCGGGCTGACGACGCCTGCCGCGGCCTTCTCCGGCCTTGCCGATCCGGCAGTGGTGGCGGTCGCGGCGATTCTTGTGGTCGGCCGCGCGGTCGAGCTGTCCGGCGTCGCGGCGTGGATCGCGCGCATCGCCATCCCGGCGCGCGAGTCGTTCACCGTGCGCCTGTCCGGTCTCTTGCTAGTCGGCGCGGTGCTCTCCGCGTTCATGAACAACATCGCAGCGCTGGTCATCACCATGCCGATCGCGACCGAGATCGCCCGCGACGCGCGCCGGCCTCCGGCAACGACGCTGATGCCGCTCGCCTTCGCTACGATCCTCGGCGGCATGACCACGCTGATCGGGACGCCTGCAAACATCATCCTCTCGTCGGTGCGGCAAGCCGAACTCGGCACGCCGTCCGGCTTCTTCGCCATGACCCCGGTCGGGGTCGCCGCCTGCGGAGCTGGTCTCCTCTACCTCACACTTCTAGGCTGGCGGCTGCTGCCCGTCCGCCAGTCTGCGCAGCGGGAGGCGCGGCCATCGTGGCGGGTCTTCGAGCTCACCGCTCCAGCATCGATGCCGCTCGCCGATCTGCTGCCACGCCTTCGCGCGGGTTCCGTGCGGCTGCTCGCCTTGCTCCGAGGAGGCGAAAGGATTGCGACCCACTCGGAAGCCCGGGTGGACGGCGGCGACCGCCTGCTGGTCGTCTCTCGCAGGCAGCAATGGACCGCCGCAGAGGCGACCGGTCTCGTTGCCGACGAGAACCCCGCCGTCGTGAGAGAGGCCGTCACCACGCGAGTGGTGGTCGCGCACGGCTCGTTCCTGACCGGCCTCAGCCACGAAGCGGTGCGCATCCGCAGCGGCGAACGCCTCCACGTCGTGGCGGTCGGTCCGCGCGCCGCCCGACAAAAGGTTCCGCTCGCGACGCTCAGGATCGAACCTGGCGACCAACTCTTCGTGCGAGGCAGGCCGGCCGATCTGGCGAGCTTCGTCGGTCGCGCGCGTCTGCTGGAGATCGACCGAGTCGATCCGGTGCCCGTCGCGAAACGCCGGGCGGCGACCATTCTCGTCCTCTTCCTGGCAGCCATCGCTTCGATCGTAGCGCTGGGCGT encodes:
- a CDS encoding cation:proton antiporter, yielding MIHGVIITPFDAAAILIVLAATLGYLNRRFLHLPQTIGLTVMGAIASLIVVGIDRLSPGSRLSHEIVAFIAGIDFHATLMDGMLSFLLFAGALHIDWSEMHRGRWAILILSTVGVLASTAIVGFGFQFIAGLMGLSIPLIWCLVFGALISPTDPVAVMAIMRQAAVPPTLQATVAGESLFNDGVGVVVFAIILAAATGAEPLSLGHATHLFLMEAGGGIALGLVIGWLAYRGMHSIDDYQVEVMISLAVVMGGYAVARWLHVSGPVAMAVAGLIIGNHGVAHAMSDVTRDYLLKFWALIDDILNAVLFLLIGLEVVTIPSDMRLILLGAAAIPLVLLARGVSVLLPLAALRPFLSLGNLAPVTLIWGGLRGGISVALALGLPDGPARAFALAATYLVVLFSVIFQGGTIERVLRSRKKSG
- a CDS encoding SLC13 family permease, with amino-acid sequence MSALVLFVSEKVRHDLVAVLALFACLLTGLTTPAAAFSGLADPAVVAVAAILVVGRAVELSGVAAWIARIAIPARESFTVRLSGLLLVGAVLSAFMNNIAALVITMPIATEIARDARRPPATTLMPLAFATILGGMTTLIGTPANIILSSVRQAELGTPSGFFAMTPVGVAACGAGLLYLTLLGWRLLPVRQSAQREARPSWRVFELTAPASMPLADLLPRLRAGSVRLLALLRGGERIATHSEARVDGGDRLLVVSRRQQWTAAEATGLVADENPAVVREAVTTRVVVAHGSFLTGLSHEAVRIRSGERLHVVAVGPRAARQKVPLATLRIEPGDQLFVRGRPADLASFVGRARLLEIDRVDPVPVAKRRAATILVLFLAAIASIVALGVPPALAFLATAALLAATRLVPAEDIYRSVDWSIIVLLAAMIPVGRSFESSGAAEIAATWLGTALAGLPLFAVIAALCGVTLLLSIFLNNVATAIIMGPLAIDAAHLLGVDPDAALLAVLIGVSSDFLTPIGHQNNLLVMAPGGYRFTDYARMGSVLVVLVVIATASVLSLRYG